In Nostoc piscinale CENA21, the genomic stretch AATGTTTTACCGTCTGGACTGAAGGTGACTGATTTAACCCAGTTAGAATGACCATTGAGTGTACGAATTTCTTGACCAGTAGCGACATTCCAGATTTTGATAGTCTTGTCATGACTACCACTAGCTAATGTTTTACCGTCTGGACTAAATGCGACTGAATAAACATCCTTAGAATGACCATTGAGTGTACGAATTTCTTGACCAGTAGCGACATTCCAGATTTTGATAGTCTTGTCATGACTACCACTAGCTAATGTTTTACCATCTGGACTAAATGCAACTGAAGTAACAACTCCTTCTATCGAATCATCATAATCAACTTTTGTAGAATGTCCTCTCAGCGTTTTCAGCACAGAAAATTTAGTAGAGGCGTTGTTGATATTTATAGATGGTGCAAGACTCAAATAAGTCTTCAAAGGAATCCCAAACACCGCAGTAGCATTTGTATCTGGACGAGTTCCAGAACGTCCGTGAATACCAATTAATTTTCCCTGTTCATCTAATATTGGCCCGCCACTCATACCGGGAAAAGCATTGACTGTGTAAACTAAAGCATAACCATCTTTGGGCTTTTGTATAAAACCCGCAATTTGTCCAGGTAAAGCTTGAAAAGTTCGTTCTGGAATACCAGGGATGCCGTCGGGATAACCGGCGACATAAACAGTTTTACCTCCGGTAATTTGCTCAGAATTTCCCTTTTCTGCAACACGATAATTTTGATTACTGGTAAATTCAAATACTGCCAAATCAACGCCTGGTAATCGCTTTATTTGGCTGTGGTTGATAGTGTATTTTTTACCATCTGCTGTTTGAACTGTGTAACTACCTTTTACTTGCATAACGTGCCAGTTTGTGACAACGGTATAAGTATTATCTTTATGCTCAATAATTACTCCAGAACCAGTATTAGTACCATCAATACGGACTGTAATTTGTTCAGCAATGGGATAAATTTCTGAGGGTGTCAATGCTGTAGCAACTGGTTGCACTATGACAATTGCTGTACCTAAGAATAGTGCTGTCACTACACCAGCAACTCTCATGATTGATTCTCCTGATGATTTTGCAATACTTCTTTTCTAATCGGTATAGCCATACTAGATTGTGTAATTAGTTCTTGCAAATGGGCTTCTGGTTGAGAACCATCTTGATAAACTTCTGGTGTATTCCAAATTGGGTCTTTATGTAAGCTATTGATCCCCACTACTTCACCATATATATTCAGCAATGGTGCGCCACTCATACCTTTACGCACATCATTGGTGTAGCCAATCTGGTAGCCTTGTTCTAATGCTTTTTCTAGCAATAGGGTGATTTTGCCAGAGGTAAAGACAAACTGATGAACAGTTAAACCTGATGTAAATCCACCCACAAAAACCTCATCCCCAACTTGCAAGCTAGATACATAGTTAATGTTAGCCACAGAATAAACTATATCGGGACTACGAAACTGCAACACCGCTAAATCATCCTGCTGAAACTTGGCAACCTGCAACACAAAAGCTTGATATAAACGCCCATCTGGGGTTTGAATTTGATAGGGTGGTTTAGCAGACCTCAAGACGTGAGCATTGGTAATTACCGTATAAATTTGACCTTGGCGTTGCAGTATAGTTCCTGAGCCTAGTAACTCTTGTGCAGAAATTTTGACGGTGATAGTCTGAGCTAATTTTTGCAATTGCTCGACAGAAAGAGGAGTGGGCGATCGCTCCACTCTGCTAAACTTATCAGGAACACTTTGCGGTTTTGAGAGTGCTAACTCAACACCACCAAGACAAATCATCAAGCACACCAGATAAACTATTCTACTTCTGAGCGATCGCCAGTTCATGTTAAAGTGACTTCCTTAAGAACCTGCAACTAAAAACGAGGTTCGACGGGTTATATTTAGTTACTATTAGTGCTAGTAGTTGATTGACTACACTCTTCAGCATCTAAAAATTGCTTTACATCAAGATACAAATCACCTTGACTGTCGTAGGTAATTGCTTGACATCCACTTAAATTAATTGGTTTAGCCGCAGCACCACGACGGAAATCAAGTATTCGTTTTAAAACTGCACCTGTATCAGTTCCAGGTTTGAGAGTATCTAGAAGAATTTTCGGCGTTGCTGAATCACAAGATGAATTATGCGATCGCTATATCCTCGCGGGGGCTTTGCTCCCGCATTGGAATACAACGATGCTGGAGATAATAAACTAACAATCTAATAGAGAGTTCCAGCATTTCTACTGACTTAGAATAACAAAAAGTCTTTCTATGTAATCGGGCTAAATAATGTCTTAATCTGCTATTTTCACCTTCTACTCGTGTCATATAAGTTTTACACACAAGATGGTCTTCTTGATTAATAAAACATGGATAAACCGGATAGCCATCCGTTACATAAAAATATGAGTTCCACGCTTTAATCCTCTGCCACAACTGTTGAAAAGTTTCTGAACTTCTATCTCCTAAAACCC encodes the following:
- a CDS encoding trypsin-like peptidase domain-containing protein, which produces MRVAGVVTALFLGTAIVIVQPVATALTPSEIYPIAEQITVRIDGTNTGSGVIIEHKDNTYTVVTNWHVMQVKGSYTVQTADGKKYTINHSQIKRLPGVDLAVFEFTSNQNYRVAEKGNSEQITGGKTVYVAGYPDGIPGIPERTFQALPGQIAGFIQKPKDGYALVYTVNAFPGMSGGPILDEQGKLIGIHGRSGTRPDTNATAVFGIPLKTYLSLAPSININNASTKFSVLKTLRGHSTKVDYDDSIEGVVTSVAFSPDGKTLASGSHDKTIKIWNVATGQEIRTLNGHSKDVYSVAFSPDGKTLASGSHDKTIKIWNVATGQEIRTLNGHSNWVKSVTFSPDGKTLASGSYDETIKIWNVATGQEIRTLNGHSHWIDSVAFSPDGKTLARGSGDNNNIKIWNVANGQEITTLKGHSSGVMSVAFSSDGKILASGNFRTIKIWNVAAGQEIITLKGHSNWVKSIAFSPDGKTLASGSWDATIKLWNVSTGQEIITLNGDSDLIESVAFSPNGKTLASGSRDATIKIWRLSE
- a CDS encoding S1 family peptidase — protein: MNWRSLRSRIVYLVCLMICLGGVELALSKPQSVPDKFSRVERSPTPLSVEQLQKLAQTITVKISAQELLGSGTILQRQGQIYTVITNAHVLRSAKPPYQIQTPDGRLYQAFVLQVAKFQQDDLAVLQFRSPDIVYSVANINYVSSLQVGDEVFVGGFTSGLTVHQFVFTSGKITLLLEKALEQGYQIGYTNDVRKGMSGAPLLNIYGEVVGINSLHKDPIWNTPEVYQDGSQPEAHLQELITQSSMAIPIRKEVLQNHQENQS